A genomic segment from Leptolyngbya boryana PCC 6306 encodes:
- a CDS encoding trypsin-like peptidase domain-containing protein: MHKPFQWGWLSSAIVWIGLLWLSFPAQAAPFGNLDDNFVMNAVDRAENAVVQVNVSRTLGGEVPTALRPFLGNPQAAPGRVLRGLGSGFVINKVGQILTNAHVVDSADTVTVTFQDGRVLEGKVLGKDPVTDVAVIKVETDNLPTVTLGDSDQVRQGQWAIAIGNPLGLQETVTVGVISGTERSSVDIGVPDKRVGFLQTDAAINPGNSGGPLLNAQGEVIGINTAIIQGTQGLGFAIPINTAKTIAEQLIATGAATHPYIGVQLVALDPNVKNYVNQLPNSRLKVEQDQGILVVQVGQGTPAAKAGLRAGDVIEMINDQPVQQVKMIQQQVDEAGIHGRLNVQVRRKDRTVAIAISPEQMPTMEPR, encoded by the coding sequence ATGCATAAACCATTTCAGTGGGGTTGGCTCAGTAGCGCGATCGTATGGATTGGACTGCTATGGCTCAGCTTCCCAGCACAAGCGGCTCCCTTCGGAAATTTAGATGACAACTTTGTGATGAATGCTGTCGATCGCGCGGAAAATGCGGTCGTGCAGGTCAATGTCTCTCGAACTTTAGGGGGTGAAGTTCCCACAGCATTACGTCCATTTTTAGGAAATCCGCAAGCAGCGCCAGGTCGGGTATTGCGCGGGTTAGGTTCGGGATTTGTGATCAACAAAGTCGGGCAAATCCTTACCAATGCCCATGTTGTAGATAGCGCAGATACCGTCACCGTAACATTTCAAGATGGGCGTGTTTTAGAAGGCAAAGTGCTCGGAAAAGACCCCGTCACAGATGTTGCTGTGATTAAAGTAGAAACTGATAATTTGCCCACAGTGACATTAGGTGATTCGGATCAAGTGCGGCAAGGACAGTGGGCGATCGCAATTGGGAATCCGCTCGGGCTCCAAGAAACCGTGACCGTCGGTGTGATTAGTGGCACAGAGCGATCGAGTGTCGATATTGGTGTTCCAGATAAACGTGTCGGCTTTTTGCAAACAGATGCAGCCATCAATCCGGGTAATTCTGGCGGTCCATTGCTCAATGCTCAAGGCGAAGTTATTGGGATCAATACAGCTATCATTCAGGGCACACAAGGATTAGGCTTTGCGATCCCAATTAACACAGCTAAGACAATTGCAGAACAATTAATCGCAACAGGAGCAGCAACGCATCCTTACATCGGAGTGCAATTAGTCGCGCTAGATCCGAATGTCAAGAACTATGTCAATCAGTTACCGAATAGCCGTCTAAAAGTTGAGCAAGATCAAGGGATCTTAGTCGTGCAAGTTGGTCAAGGAACACCTGCTGCAAAAGCTGGACTCCGTGCCGGAGACGTGATTGAAATGATTAACGATCAGCCTGTTCAACAAGTCAAAATGATTCAACAACAGGTCGATGAAGCCGGAATTCATGGCAGATTAAATGTCCAAGTCAGACGAAAAGATCGCACCGTTGCGATCGCGATCTCACCTGAACAAATGCCAACGATGGAACCTCGGTAA
- a CDS encoding hybrid sensor histidine kinase/response regulator has protein sequence MTCSTQTLLLIGDCLPDRERYRQYLMSDSEYAYRLLEAESIAEALEICRTQAIDVILLEYVLPDGNGLEMIQALHAQSKDGSPPMVMITDGGDERLAVQAMKRGAEDYLVKHYLTPELLQVTIRSAIESARLRLQLQQAESEQLRYENDLKYHQHQLQESEQQLQLGIKVAGVALARFDYVSNTVTLSPEAAVLYGIEITDLTVTRDRFHANVHPDDRDELARLIAQAMHPAGAGWFAHEYRIRGRDGAVRWLSVRKQIFFDRSGQTPRPDYAILAAIDVTQAKQHQAERQQVEETLRQSEERYRYLSGLIPQLVWIATAEGVMLDVNQRWTEFTGLTLQQAQTDGWQQIVHPEDVPILTQAWQQAQQEGNSYQAEGRIQRVDGIYRWHLHQATPLKNAQGKIIKWFGTATDIHDLKQIEADRTRLLMEAQAAREEAEAANRSKDEFVAVVAHELRSPLNSIAGWAKLLQTRKLDEATMAKALDTIWRNTQAQVQLVEDLLDISRMVRGTLHLQIAAVNLIEVIESALDVVRPMTEAKPIQIEMHFAAVPHIAGDFHRLQQIVVNLMTNAIKFTPAGGRVEISLSAIESEVMLQVQDTGKGIAPEILPQIFERFKQGQQNMGSKDGLGLGLAIVKNLVELHHGTVTIESPGIGQGATVTVRLPRYSPRAALLDHR, from the coding sequence ATGACCTGTTCTACTCAAACGCTGCTTCTCATTGGAGATTGCCTGCCGGATCGAGAGAGATATCGGCAGTATTTGATGTCGGATTCGGAGTACGCCTATCGCTTGTTGGAAGCTGAATCGATTGCAGAGGCATTAGAAATATGTCGAACCCAAGCGATCGATGTGATTCTCTTAGAGTATGTGCTACCCGATGGGAATGGTCTTGAGATGATTCAAGCACTTCACGCGCAGAGTAAGGATGGAAGCCCACCGATGGTGATGATTACAGATGGAGGAGATGAAAGACTTGCAGTACAAGCGATGAAGCGAGGAGCAGAAGATTACCTAGTAAAACATTATCTCACACCAGAACTCTTGCAGGTGACGATACGAAGCGCGATCGAGAGTGCTCGATTACGATTACAACTGCAACAGGCGGAATCTGAGCAACTGCGGTACGAAAACGATCTCAAATATCATCAGCACCAGCTTCAAGAATCAGAGCAACAATTACAACTCGGTATCAAAGTCGCGGGCGTTGCCTTGGCTCGATTTGATTATGTCTCGAATACAGTCACGCTTTCTCCCGAAGCGGCAGTTCTCTATGGAATTGAAATTACAGATTTAACCGTCACCCGCGATCGCTTTCACGCGAACGTTCATCCTGACGATCGCGATGAACTGGCTCGCCTGATTGCACAAGCGATGCATCCCGCTGGAGCGGGTTGGTTTGCTCATGAATATCGGATTCGGGGGCGAGATGGCGCGGTGCGTTGGCTAAGTGTGCGAAAACAAATCTTCTTCGATCGTTCGGGTCAAACACCCCGTCCAGATTATGCAATTTTGGCAGCGATCGATGTGACTCAAGCGAAACAGCACCAAGCCGAACGCCAACAAGTTGAAGAAACACTACGCCAAAGTGAAGAACGCTATCGGTATCTATCCGGTCTGATTCCGCAGTTAGTTTGGATTGCAACTGCGGAGGGCGTAATGCTCGATGTGAATCAACGCTGGACGGAGTTCACTGGATTGACGCTACAGCAAGCTCAAACCGATGGCTGGCAGCAGATCGTTCATCCTGAAGATGTTCCTATTCTCACTCAAGCCTGGCAACAGGCACAGCAAGAAGGCAACTCTTATCAAGCCGAAGGGCGGATACAACGAGTAGACGGCATTTATCGCTGGCATTTGCATCAAGCGACACCGTTGAAAAATGCTCAGGGGAAAATCATCAAATGGTTTGGAACAGCAACCGATATTCATGACCTCAAGCAGATTGAGGCAGATCGAACTCGATTGCTGATGGAAGCGCAAGCCGCACGAGAAGAAGCTGAAGCAGCGAATCGGAGTAAAGATGAGTTTGTCGCTGTCGTCGCGCACGAACTGAGATCGCCTCTTAACTCGATCGCAGGCTGGGCAAAGCTTTTACAAACTCGCAAGCTCGATGAAGCAACAATGGCAAAAGCGCTTGATACAATCTGGCGCAATACTCAAGCACAAGTGCAACTCGTCGAAGATTTGCTCGATATTTCTCGCATGGTTCGAGGAACATTGCATCTGCAAATTGCGGCTGTGAATTTGATCGAAGTGATTGAATCGGCTTTAGATGTCGTTCGCCCCATGACCGAGGCTAAGCCGATTCAGATCGAAATGCACTTCGCTGCTGTACCACACATTGCAGGGGACTTTCATCGTCTTCAGCAGATTGTCGTTAACTTGATGACAAATGCAATTAAATTCACACCTGCGGGGGGACGAGTCGAGATTTCTCTATCTGCGATCGAGTCTGAAGTGATGCTGCAAGTTCAGGATACGGGAAAGGGCATTGCGCCTGAGATCTTGCCGCAAATTTTTGAGCGCTTTAAGCAAGGTCAGCAGAATATGGGGTCGAAAGATGGTTTAGGCTTGGGACTAGCGATCGTCAAAAATCTCGTTGAATTACATCACGGCACGGTTACGATAGAAAGCCCTGGCATTGGGCAAGGAGCAACTGTTACAGTACGCTTACCAAGATACAGTCCCCGTGCTGCTTTGTTGGATCACAGATAG
- a CDS encoding CheR family methyltransferase: MPNSSFDFEYLRHLVREQSGVVLEPHKDYLATLYLSELATQAGFASLAPFVEYLKTSPLSHVHHQAIEALVIHETSFFRDRYPFEALQSCVLPALIAARAIQKTIHIWCAACSTGQEPYSVAMLIRENFPELSTWTVRIIASDFSQQALDRAEQGRYSSLEVERGLTPKLRDRYFYKTEQSWQIIHEIQQMVEFRPLNLIQSWSVLPKMDVIFLRNVLIYFDVETKRSILNKVQTYLQQDGYLFLGGGETTFHLDSRFEAVQGKTSLYHRLRSA; this comes from the coding sequence ATGCCCAATTCTTCGTTTGATTTTGAGTATCTTCGTCATTTGGTGCGAGAGCAGTCTGGAGTTGTGCTAGAGCCACACAAAGACTATCTCGCTACCTTATATCTGAGTGAACTTGCGACTCAAGCTGGATTTGCATCTCTCGCGCCATTCGTTGAATATCTGAAGACAAGTCCTTTGAGTCATGTGCATCATCAAGCTATCGAAGCTTTAGTGATCCATGAAACGTCTTTTTTTCGCGATCGCTATCCTTTTGAAGCACTGCAATCTTGTGTGCTTCCGGCGCTGATTGCAGCGCGAGCCATACAGAAAACCATTCATATTTGGTGCGCAGCTTGCTCAACCGGGCAGGAACCCTATAGCGTTGCGATGTTGATTCGAGAAAATTTTCCAGAACTTTCCACTTGGACAGTTCGGATTATTGCGAGTGATTTTTCTCAGCAGGCTTTGGATCGAGCCGAGCAGGGACGGTATAGCAGTTTAGAGGTCGAGCGAGGATTAACACCTAAGTTGCGCGATCGCTATTTCTATAAGACTGAGCAATCTTGGCAAATCATTCATGAAATTCAACAGATGGTTGAGTTTCGACCCCTGAACCTGATTCAATCTTGGAGCGTCCTGCCAAAAATGGATGTTATTTTTCTCAGAAATGTTCTGATTTACTTTGATGTTGAGACCAAGCGATCGATTTTGAACAAAGTTCAGACCTATTTACAGCAGGATGGCTACTTGTTTCTAGGCGGCGGCGAAACTACTTTTCACTTGGATTCTCGATTTGAAGCAGTTCAAGGTAAAACGAGTCTGTACCATCGTCTCCGAAGTGCATGA
- a CDS encoding ABC exporter membrane fusion protein, whose product MSLKPLMKPGGARVVLIGSAIALALTGFGIFSYSIFRPTSQSSASPSQQEPSSQPDAVSALGRLEPEGGVIKVSAPSASAAGGFGGSRIERVLVKEGANVKANQPLAVLDTYQSLLATAMQAEAQVKEAESRLAQVQAGAKRGDINAQRATVLRAQAELPKAEAEYARVDAEFQKAKWDYDRFSTLFKEGAVNESEVRNRKLALDTTEKQRQQASAAVAQAQLEFEGAKQTLESVAEVRPTDVQQAAAGVQVAMANFQRAKADLDKAIVRAPAEGQVLKIHSDPGEVVGNEGVMDLGRTNQMYVVAEIDENFIRRVKPGQRAKITGFAFPGELTGTVDRVGLQVRKNEVLNTDPVDKTDTRVVEVKIRLDNSEPVAGLTNLQVKVVIEP is encoded by the coding sequence GTGAGTCTGAAACCGCTGATGAAACCTGGTGGTGCGCGCGTGGTGTTGATTGGGTCTGCGATCGCACTCGCTTTAACTGGCTTTGGCATTTTCTCTTATTCAATTTTTCGTCCCACATCGCAATCGTCTGCTAGCCCATCCCAGCAAGAACCATCCTCTCAACCCGATGCAGTCAGCGCACTAGGACGATTAGAGCCAGAAGGCGGTGTGATTAAAGTTTCGGCTCCGAGTGCGTCTGCTGCGGGCGGATTTGGCGGATCGCGAATTGAACGAGTTTTAGTCAAAGAAGGCGCAAACGTTAAAGCAAATCAGCCCTTAGCTGTTCTCGATACTTACCAATCGCTGTTAGCCACTGCCATGCAGGCAGAAGCACAAGTCAAAGAAGCGGAATCGAGATTGGCACAAGTGCAAGCCGGAGCAAAACGAGGCGATATCAACGCTCAACGGGCAACTGTACTGCGCGCACAGGCAGAATTGCCGAAAGCAGAAGCAGAGTATGCGCGAGTCGATGCAGAATTTCAGAAAGCAAAGTGGGATTACGATCGCTTTTCGACACTCTTCAAAGAAGGAGCCGTGAACGAATCAGAGGTGAGAAATCGTAAGCTGGCTCTGGACACCACAGAAAAACAGCGACAACAAGCTTCCGCAGCGGTCGCACAAGCACAGCTTGAGTTTGAAGGGGCAAAGCAAACGTTAGAAAGTGTTGCCGAAGTGCGCCCAACCGATGTACAGCAAGCAGCAGCAGGCGTACAGGTTGCGATGGCAAACTTTCAGCGAGCAAAAGCAGATTTAGATAAAGCGATCGTCCGTGCGCCTGCTGAAGGTCAAGTCTTGAAAATTCATAGCGATCCAGGCGAAGTTGTTGGAAATGAAGGAGTCATGGATCTCGGTCGCACCAATCAGATGTATGTTGTTGCTGAAATCGATGAGAATTTTATCCGTCGAGTAAAACCGGGACAACGTGCGAAAATCACAGGGTTTGCTTTTCCGGGAGAACTCACCGGAACCGTCGATCGCGTTGGCTTACAAGTGCGTAAGAACGAAGTTTTGAACACTGATCCGGTCGATAAAACCGATACGCGAGTCGTAGAAGTCAAAATTCGCCTAGACAACAGTGAACCCGTTGCAGGATTGACGAACTTGCAAGTGAAAGTTGTGATCGAACCATAG